From a single Bacteroidota bacterium genomic region:
- a CDS encoding DUF58 domain-containing protein, translating into MEASDLIRKVRKIEIKSRGLSSNVFAGEYHSAFKGHGMAFSEVREYQVGDDIRSIDWNVTARFNRPFVKVFEEERELTVMLLIDVSGSGQFGTRAKLKNELIAEIAAVLSFSAIQNNDKIGVIMFSDKVEKFISPKKGSKHILRIISELLNFKAEDKKTNLSEALRYLTNAIKKRCTAFIISDFMSPDFEDALKIANNKHDLVALKVYDERETKLPSIGLVRFVDAETDSMQLVDTSDPNVRKHYEMYWDERNKRIDEVLGKCGIDSVNIRTDEDYVKPLINLFKQR; encoded by the coding sequence GTGGAAGCATCAGATTTAATAAGGAAAGTAAGAAAGATTGAAATAAAATCGCGGGGACTTTCAAGCAATGTTTTTGCCGGAGAATACCATAGCGCTTTTAAGGGTCATGGTATGGCATTCTCCGAAGTGAGGGAATACCAGGTTGGTGATGATATCCGCTCGATAGACTGGAACGTTACCGCGCGTTTTAACCGCCCGTTTGTTAAGGTTTTTGAAGAGGAGAGGGAACTGACCGTCATGCTGCTTATCGATGTCAGTGGATCCGGACAATTTGGTACCCGGGCAAAATTGAAAAATGAACTGATTGCTGAAATTGCAGCTGTACTTTCATTCTCCGCTATACAAAATAACGATAAGATCGGAGTGATTATGTTTTCGGATAAGGTGGAAAAATTCATTTCTCCTAAAAAAGGAAGCAAACATATTTTGCGTATCATCAGTGAGTTGCTTAATTTCAAAGCCGAAGATAAAAAAACCAATCTTTCTGAAGCCCTTCGTTATTTGACCAATGCCATTAAAAAACGCTGTACGGCCTTTATTATTTCTGATTTTATGAGCCCTGACTTTGAGGATGCTTTGAAAATCGCCAATAATAAGCATGACCTGGTTGCATTAAAAGTTTACGACGAACGTGAAACAAAACTCCCTTCTATCGGGTTGGTCAGGTTTGTTGATGCGGAAACAGATTCAATGCAGCTGGTCGATACTTCAGATCCTAATGTGAGGAAACATTACGAAATGTATTGGGATGAACGAAACAAGCGGATTGATGAAGTTTTGGGCAAATGTGGCATTGATTCGGTGAATATTCGAACAGACGAAGATTACGTGAAACCCTTAATTAATTTATTTAAACAAAGATAA